The Fusarium keratoplasticum isolate Fu6.1 chromosome 4, whole genome shotgun sequence genome contains the following window.
GAAACCATACTTGTTAATGAAGTAACCCACGCCGCCAATGAGCGTCAGGCCCGGAACACCAATGGTCTTAAGACGCCCGCCGATGGTGTACAGCCCATGAGGAGCAAGAGCCGTGTACACATCAACCCATTTTGCGCCGGGGCCGACATCGATGGTGGACTTGTTCAAGTTGACGTCGAGCTGTTTGAGACCAttgaggccgacgaggacgccGTTATCAATGTTGTTCGAGCCGGGGTACTGGTTGGTCAGCAGAGTCTATTCAGAGCACGGTAGGAAACTCACATTCATGTGTCCACCACCACGGATGGCAAACTGAGCCTTCTCCTTGTGAAATATGGTTACAGCGTCGGCAACGGCATCAACAGTGGTAGGGAGGAAGATGCAGGCTGGCTCCATATTGGATCTTTTGTCCCAGAAGTTTATTCGCTCAGACTCGTAGTCTGAGGAGTTGGGCATCAGGAGCTCCTCGGGGTAGGTCGATTGCAGCTGAGCGCAGGCATTCTGAACGCTGCTACTGACAGTTAATGCAAGAGTGCCTGTACTAGCAGCAATGGCCAGCAGGGCGGATGTTGAGAGCTTCATGGTGAGGGTGGCTAATATGAGATGAGAGGTTGAGTAACATCATTTCAGACCAAGTCAAGAGGGTTGCTTTATATATCTTGAGATCGGCATCGTCGTAGGACGCGTCATATAGCCAACGTTATTAGCATACGACAGCAGTCTCATCGGCACTATGCAAGATCCATAGAAGAAACCGATTGCGAGGGCGCAGTGCTTCTGTCACATCGTAATCTAACCGACCCCAGAGTGGTAGGGAGTTCCCGCCAGCCCTAGCACCACTACCGGCATATGTTTTGCATTTGCTGCCGGCACTGCCCGTCATTGGCTGAATGGCCATCAATGTGAGGATCGTTGCCCACTTTCTTGCTCTGCTCAGCCCTAGTGCATTGAACCCCTATGCTGAATCATTTAACTTTGTTTGTTAGTGTGGTGGTCAGTGTTTCGCTGCCTCGGTCTCGGTTTCGGTCCCGGTCCCGGTGAGACCTAAAGGCCGCTTAGGAGAGCCAAAAATATCTACGCAGGACCTACGAACCTTGATATACTGGTTCATCATGACGACTCTCTTTACGCGGCCTCATTCGAACTGCATGAGACCTCCCTAGGTTGTTGAAGTGCCTAGGCAAGTTTTCTACATTTCGTGACATCTCGATGAGGTCGTCTCGGGCAGCGGGGACACCGAAAACCCCGTCACTGCCACAGCGAAGCATTTCCCAAGCCCCAAAATATTATAGGACCCAGAAAACCTATCATAAGGGCCAGTGCAAGGAAGTGCTCGGATTTGGGAGTGTCTTGATCGGCTTCGGCATTCTCAGCATCACATCTTAACACCGTGAGGATAAGACTACCCTGGAACGCACCGCATATTTCTTGAGCATAACCGCCAGGACGTGATCGCATAGAGAACAATAATGTTGTTTCCCAGCAAAAATGTTTGCGAATGCCTCTTTTCCTTGCTTGAATACTATATCCCACATTTATACATCTTTTGCACTGTCCATTTCATAGTGAAAAAGTATCTAACTTGTCTCACCTAGAGCCTTGTTCATCCAGATATACTATCCCTGCCAAGTTCTCACAAAAACCAAAATGCCTCGAAATTGAGGCAAGCCAATCCCTTATAATCGACTTGCCTTCAAAAAGCTCAAATCCCGCGGAGCAGTTACCTCGGCCATGATTTCATCCCTTGGCCTGCCCACATCCTTGCTCACAAGCTCCGAATAGAGCTTCTGGATTCTCTCAGTGACTGGGCCTCTCTTTCCATCGCTGATTGTTCTTCCATCGACTTCGGTAACATGTATTTGTGATGGGAACGTTCCAGTGCAGAAAGCTTCGTCTGCGCCGTAAACTTCAGTGAGAGTAAAGTCGAGCTCACGAACAGTGATGCCGTTGGCTCGACACACATCAATTGTCTTTTGGCGTGTGATACCTTGCATCTGGTTGTCCTTGGTAGGAGCCCAGACCTCACTGTCTCGGATGATGAAAAAGTTGACCGAGTTGCACGTTTTGACGAATCCGCGAAGATCAAGCATAAGTGCCTCGTCAACATTCATGACATTGGCGCTGATGCAGGCTTGGacgtcggtggccttggagatgTGATTCCACTGCTCATCTTTGACGTCAGGAGGGCCGCGTCGGACCCATGTTGTAGCAAGTCTCAGCCCTCGGGCCTTGGAGTTAGGATCAACGGCCTTTGATTCCGGAATGATGACGATCAAGGGTAGACCAATGTTCACGCGGGGGTTTTGGTATGGGGTCGACTTGAGGCCACGGCTAACGACGAGGCGGATGTGAACATGTTCATCTTGATTCATGTCGTTTGCATCGAGAGTGTCATGGATCAGCTTGAGAAGATCTCCCTTTGAGAGGCCGAGGTCCATGTacatggccttggcagacTGAAATAGGCGGTTGATGTGCTCTCGTGCAAATTGGACTCGGCCCTTGTTTGCGCGAATACCCTCCTAAAGGATAATTAGATAAAGGCTTTGTGGATGCGAGACATCACTTACCCATATTCCATCTCCAATAAGGAAGTTGGAGTCAAAAACCGAGACTACAGCCTCTGTCCTGGGGACCAACTTGAACTTTCCTGTGACGCCATCGCGGATTCCGACCTTGATTGGTCAGTCAATTGCATCTATAGTGCCGCGATAGAGGTTCTCTTACACGAATAGTCTCATTCTTGGCGTTGGGTACAGATGAGTGAGTCGAGCCAGAGCCCTTGTCTGCAGTGTTTTGGCCTGTCATTGCGAGGCCCTGATATCGATAATGCCGGTTGCAAAGAAGCTCAATGACCAAAAAGCTCTCAATTGAGACTATGTAGATTGCAGGAATTGAGTTATACTGCCTGAGGCGCATATATATGGCGTGCTTCGGTGTCGACCGGCGGTTGACTCGGTCGTAGCCGAGCAAGAATGCCGAAAGTCAATTCGGACGGGTCCGACTTATCGACGGGCTGAAAGATAAGCCTTATTGGCCAGGCCTGCGTGTTGTGACCAGGTACAACTCTTTGAAATGAGCCGAAATCGTTGACAGCTTCATAATGCCTCACGTTACAGGGAACAAACCACCTGTTAATTGGGTCCGAGAGGGTCAGCGTTTATGGTGTCATATGATTCTGCTACAAGTTTTGCGGAAATACTCGTACCTGACGGGATTTCTCCTGCTAAAACCCACCGTCTTCTTTGCGTGATAGCAGCGCTGCTCTATCGTCATCAGCACGCCCTGTGGTTCGTCTGTTATCGCGTCTCGGCCCCGTATTTTGCTCTCAATGCGACGGCTTGATTGACTCGAGCACGCCCAAACGAGCATAGTCAGCTCGGTAGCGTCCGAGAGGTGAGCTCGGCCTCCACCGAGAGCTTCGATGTACACCGAGCACACTATCATCGCTTCCATGTTATCTGGGTTTGCCCCACGAGATCCGGGGAGTTGGGAGGCTAACTTTGCAACCCCATATCTTGTGTCGACTCTATAAAACCAAGCCTATGGATCGTCGTGAATCTTTCCTCGATTTCCAGCACACCACGATTATATCTCAATTTCTGCGCACTTTCTGAGATCATGTCACTTCACGAGACTCCTGACAGAGATCCTGTCAAGGACATGCATCATACCGTGTCTTCAGATGGTGGAGATGGTTCGGATGCAGTGTTGACAAAAGCTCAAGCCAAGCGTCTCCTCTTGAAGACCGACTTGGTTGTCATGCCGCTTGCTGTCTTGAGCATGACACTTGCATTCTTGGACAAGGTATTGATTGCCATCAACCGTGAGATACTGTGTACTGACTTGAAGTTTAGAACGCCCTCGGTTACGCTGCCATCTTTGGGATCAAGGATGACGCCCACCTCAAGCCTCAGGAGTACAGCTGGCTCAGCAGCATCTTCTACTTTGGTTACCTTGCCATGGAGTTCCCTAACCTTTGGCTCATGACCAAGATCCCTATTGGCAAATATGTCGGTGCGTGTTTGGTCATGTGGGGAGGCTCCCTTTGCTTTATGGCACTCTGTCACAACTTTGCTGGTCTGGCAACAATTCGTTTCCTTCTTGGTGTCTTTGAGGCTGCTGTCCTGCCATGTATGATGATCATCAACTCAATGTGGTACTTGAGGCACGAGCAGCCTCTTCGCACAGCATTCTGGTACAACACCTTTGCTGGAGTCTTTGGTGGCATCTTGTCATACGCTATCGGACAAATCAACGGGTCCTTGTCCACTTGGAAGGTGAGTTTGCGGTGCCTTCCTCTCACAAGATGTCTTGGAAGTAATCCCATGCTGACAGTCTCTTCCTTAGTATATCTTCCTCATCTATGGATCAGTCACTGTCCTTGCTGGAAGCCTTGTATTCTTTGGCCTTCCTGACACCCCGTCCCAAGCTTGGTTCTTCACTaccgaagagaagaagttggcTCTCATTCGACTTGCACCTAACCAAACTGGCGTCGAATCAAAGAAGGTGAGctattataagctattacCGACTGACAGCTAGAAATGCTAACAGGCTGCAATAGGCATTCCATACACCCCAGATCTGGGAAGCTTTCCGTGACCCCAAATGCTATTGCATCTGGCTTGGAGTCTTTGGATATGCTATCGCCAATGCGGGCATCACTAATTTCAACCCACTCATCATTGCGGGTTACGGCTTCAGCAGGACAAAGACCGTGCTTATGGCTACGCCCCAAGCAGCTGTGGCCATGGTCAGCCAGGCGATCCTCACCACCATTGCCTTCTTCATTCCTAACTTGCGTTGTATCTTTTGGATTATGGGCGCAATCTTTGGTCTGGTTGGTGCAGTGATGGTGCATTCTCTAGATGTCGCAACTCAACGAGATGCTTCCCTTGCTGGTGTGTACCTCATGGGTTTCTACAACGTCCCATGGGTCTTTCTTATTAGCTTGTCCTCTTCCAACACGGCCGGCGCGACCAAGAAGAGCTTCATGGGCATCTCTATCGCGATTGTTTATGGTACGCATATTCCCGTCGCTCTAAAACCATCTCTTACTGACAAACATTGATTCTAGCTGTTGGAAATATCGTCGGGCCCCAGTTCTTCCTCGATAGACAGGCACCCACGTATGCTCTGGGAATTGGCTCCATGCTCTGTGCATTCGCCCTCATGGCGGCTACTGGCATGGCGTATTATGTCCTCTGTGCAGTCGAGAACAAGAGGCGAGATACGCAGTACGGAAAGGCTCAAGAAACCGTTGATGCTGGGCTGGAGGCAGAGAGGAACGACCAGACTGATGGACAGAACCCCAACTTCCGATACACATACTAGACAATGGGTTCTGGTCATGAGTATGTATGGAAGAGTACAGCTGTTGAGCGCATTGGAGATATGAATAGTAATGTTCTACAGGAACACATTGTCACTGCACAATAATGTGCAGATCTAGAGCACTGACTAATTAAACTTGTCTCGTACGATGAAACTGTCTCGGTGAAATTCCAATGGTGGAAATAGGGGAGAGAATTGTGGCCGACGCCTCACCCGCACTATTCCTTCTCCCGCCAGACCAGGATGCCGTTGGCGTACAGTCCCGTAATGATGCCGACGCCTCTCTTTGCGTCCTTCACGGCCGTCGTGCTTGTAGGATACTCTGTGCTGGAGTAGAGAATCTTCAAGCCGCCCTCCTCGCTCCACTCCGCAACAGCAGAAGTCGCTTCGCCCTTGGCACAGTACTCCTTCATCTCTGGTGATGCAGCCTCGAGTTCGCTCGGATCATTGCAGATATGTCGCGTCTCGGCAAATTTGTTGCATGCCGGCACAAACGGGTGACCGGCGATAAGAAGTTTGCCATTAGCCCAAGAGAGGTTGTCGGGGAGGAATGGAACACGAATTTTGGTAGGGTTCTCAAATGTCAGCTTGTCTGGTGTGTTGAATAGAAAAACAGTTCCCGAAGAAGTGGAAGAAACGGCCACGGTCGAGCTGTTGAGCACTTCAATACCATTTGCGAAAGGGACTCGGGCGACGACGGTTGCCTCAACCTCAGGGTTCTCGAGGCTCACGTGGACAACGGGACCAAGAGGCAGGGCTAGGTAAGTTTCCAGGAGGCTTAGGAATTTGGATTGTGCCCTGGTGAAGTAGTGGGCATTTGTGACATAGAACTCCTTCTCGTTGATCAAGGCGATGGCATTGGGGGCGTGGATGAGAGGATGCTCGATTGTGCGGATGTGCTTTGCCGTCAAGGACGCGATATCCAGCTTGAACAACTCAATTCGAGGGCCTGCCTTGGCATGGTTCGTCACATAGAGCGTAGATGTCTTTTGATGATACGCGAGCCCCAACGTGTGGAAGTCTTGAGCAGAGGCAAAGTCTGTGAGCTTGATACGGGTCAGAGACTCGGCATCTGGTTTGGATGCACTTTCGTAGTCGTAAGCCCAGAGGTCAGCGTTGGCAACTTCTCCTTCAAGGAACACGCCCTACTCCCAAGTTAGTGAGATCTGTAAAGAGAAGGGAGCTCATGGCATCCATACCATGACCGTGTTCCATCGCTCCCTGCCGGCATCACAGGCAATGATGGCTAGGTGATGTTCTTCGAGGAGAAAAACATCCTCGCAGCTCCTCATGCGGTCTTCAAACTTGATCTCATATTTGCCGAGAGAGTTGGTCCGGTGGAGCCGAGCAGGCGTGTTTGTATAGAAGAATGAGAGAACGGCAGAGCGCTCATACAAGAAGGGTATGAGGAGGCCCAGCGCTACAACGCCCTGAAGTCGGTAAGTATTATTGTTGCTTCAAGGATGAAAAACTCACGAAAAATCCCTTCAAAGCCATGACTTCTGAATTAGCCACGTCAAAAGCGAGATGAAGAGTGAGAAATTAGtcgggaagaagaagaagaagggataCCACCCTGTGTCACCACTCGGATTTACAAAGGTCCGACCGTAATAAGCTTGTTGATGCGCGCGCAGCATGAACCTTAATTCCTGACGTGTTTCATCGGAGGAATAATCTTTGTGCCCGGTTTATGCAAACATCCATGTCTCGGTTGGGGCTTACATGTGACGCTGCTGATCACTTGTACAAGTGATTGGGGATGAAGGGTAGCATGTAGCACGTTGTAAGACCCAAATGTCACTTCAAAATTCAAGGACTACCACTTGAGCTGGCTGTCAATTGTGGAGGGAAACTTGTCCAGAAAATGCAGAGCCAATGGCTACAAGGTGAGGGGGAATGTGTCTGGTGATAACTCAGCGTTTGCTCTTCAAACGCTATGACATTTCACAAATCTTTTTACGGGCAGAACACGAGGGACGCGGATGTTTCTTTGGCTGTGCATGGTGGTAACGGCTGCTAGATTTGTCTCAATGGTCATGAGCGGCATCCATGGTAAGCAGCGATTACTGTGCTCTAGGGCCGAGGTCTCCGGGCTGACAAGCGTAAGCAGAACtaagatgaagaagacatgAGGAAAAGTCACTATTGCTGAGCAGCATGTCGATAAGTAATTGATACAGGGTAAACTCTTGGAACCAACTTAGGATAGAATCCAAGTCATTGAGTTTGCATCAGAGCGCTAGGCTGGCATTGGACTATCCTCACGTGCCATGGCGTCAATCAGTCCATCTCCACAAGCCCGGACCCGTCCGAATCTCTGGACTTCACAATCTTTGACTCCTCCAAGTGTCAAACACACCTAGACCCTCCAACCCCCCAATTACCACATGCTCTCCAATCTCCAGCCTTCTGTATCGAAGGCATGTAGTCGCTGCCATGCTCGAAAAGTCAAGGTTGGCCCcccagcatcagcatctctCAACCTCGGCTGACTCCGACGGTTGAGTGCGACCTCAAAGTACCCCGGTGTTCTGCATGTATTAGACAAAATGACGTGTGTAATATCACCGAATGCGTCTCATATCCATACTCTGTACTACAGAGTCTTCAGGATCAGATCAATGATCTACAAGCGAGGTTACGCGAGGTGCCAGACCAACCCAACCTGGTCATCAGCGCCGCATCCCAAAGCATACAGCCAGTGCCAGCCAATCTTCAAAAAGAAGCCGAAGAGGTGGGGTTTCTGACAACTGGAGGATCAAATATGTACTCTGGAAGCAAATATGGTGAGTACCATTCACACACGGGCTTTATCAGGCTTGCTGACGATTTATGCCCTGTAGTGGGGAGCGCTGCCGGATCAACATTCGCAAGGATATTCTTCAAACAACTCAATCTGGTTCCTTCATGGGCTACCGGCCAACAAGGGGGAAGCCTAGACATGTGTCTGTCAGAGAGGTCCGCTGCTCTTCCACCCCAACCAGTTGCTCGATCTCTACTTGCTATCTACATCGCTCGTGTCCACATTTGGTGGCCATTCCTTCAACTACCCTACTTAAGGAGAGTCTTTCAACGCATATATCAAGAGCCAAGGCAATGCGCCGACCACGAGAagttcatcgtcttcgtTGTGCTTGCGCTGGGAAGCTGCCAGGTCACCCTGAAAGACAAGCATTCTCCCGCCACATTAGATCTCAACGATTCTACTTCCTATTTTCAAACAGCTCTACGATTCTTCAACAATTTCCATGATCACCCTCGAGACCTGTTTGGCATACAGGCAGTCTTGTTACTGGCTGTGTGGATGCTTGACTCGTCTTgcagcagccacaacaaTGATCTGTGGCAACTCAGCAGGTATATCATGTCTTGTGCCATTGAAGCTGGACTGCATAGACACAATACCGACTGGGGATTTACAGCTGAAGAGCTGGAAGTGAGGAACCGGACTTGGTGGTGTGCTTACAATCTTGAGCGGTTGGTAGGCACTTTATCAACCCTTGAAGACTTGAGCTAATAGGCATAAAAGACAAGTTGCTACAATCACAGGTCGCGTGCTGTCCATACGCGATCATGCCATACACGCTTTGTTACCCACAGCTTCAAGTTTCGACAGTCTGAATACACTCGAGAGTTCGGCAGCACCCATCTTCCACAAACACAATGTTCAGCCCTTGCGCCACATGATAGCCCTTCGTCGTATCGGTGGTCGTATTCTGGAGTCCATATACATCGCCAGGGGACCAGATGGCACAGCCATGGACACTACGTTTCAGCAGATCTGCGCAACATCCGATCAAATCCGTCGAGATCTTGAGAAGTGGGAGCAGCAACTGGAAGTCATGACACTGAAACCTTCTCGCGAGTACTCTGAGATGAAGATTGAATACTGTCTCTTGCAACTTCTGTTGCATCGACCGTCGCCGACTTTCATGGTACCTTCTCGCCAGATGGCGTCGTACTGTTCTAGAGCGGCATCGACTGCAATTCACCACTGGTCAAAGATTGATGTAGAGGATGGCATCTCAGCAGTATGTCGTTGTTTTAGACAACTTCATGATATCCTTTTAGTCGGCTTGGCTGCTCTATACTGCGACTGGTAAGTAGAGCTCTCCCGGCCCGGGCTATTACTGATAGGAGGGTCATAGGCAGAGCATGGCTCTCCCACAAACGAGGACAGAGGATGCGCAAAGAGGATATCGCCATATGGGCGACACTAGTGCCTGCCTTGATCTCATTGAACGGGGGATATCTTACATGAAAGGACCTCATCGTACACGATACCGAGATCTCTTCCAAGCTGTGAGGAACAAAGTCTATTCAAGGACCTCAGTCACCGAGACCTCGCCAATGGAGTCCATCCATGTCGACCCGACTGTACCTCCAGAGCCGTACGCTACATCAGAAGGCCTTACCTTTGATGTCAATGATGAAATGGTGTACTCCATGGGAGATGGCGTGGAAGCCTATATGAATCAAGTGAACGAGTTCTTGGATGGTGGGGGCTTCGATGTGGATGAGGCTCTCAATGCCTGGTATGAAGCTCTTATGGAAGAAATGCAGAGCAACTAAATACGGCAATTTGTACGGAAGAAGCTGCTGTGTATCTGTCTAAATACTAGCAGTTCTAATGATACACCGATGATTATCGCGAAGTACTTCTCTTGCCTCTAGAACACAATACCGCCACCATCTACTACCATATCCGCGCCATTGATATAGCTGCCAGCTTTGGAACACAGCAAAAGGACCATGCCACTCAACTCCTCGGGCAATCCCATTCTGCCGCTCGGGTTTCTCTCTGCCCACGTTTGCCTTGCCTGAGCCAAGCCCTCTCCCTCATTTAAGATGGTATCCATATACCCAGGGCTGATGCTGTTTACCGTTATCCCGTATCGCGCCCACTCGGCAGCGAGGCTGCTCTTGAGCATCAAGATAGCCCCCTTTGAGGTGTTATATGCAACCTGTGGCTGGGGAAAGTTGACGCGATGTGCTGAAATGCTTGCAAT
Protein-coding sequences here:
- a CDS encoding Fungal-trans domain-containing protein, which encodes MYSGSKYVGSAAGSTFARIFFKQLNLVPSWATGQQGGSLDMCLSERSAALPPQPVARSLLAIYIARVHIWWPFLQLPYLRRVFQRIYQEPRQCADHEKFIVFVVLALGSCQVTLKDKHSPATLDLNDSTSYFQTALRFFNNFHDHPRDLFGIQAVLLLAVWMLDSSCSSHNNDLWQLSRYIMSCAIEAGLHRHNTDWGFTAEELEVRNRTWWCAYNLERQVATITGRVLSIRDHAIHALLPTASSFDSLNTLESSAAPIFHKHNVQPLRHMIALRRIGGRILESIYIARGPDGTAMDTTFQQICATSDQIRRDLEKWEQQLEVMTLKPSREYSEMKIEYCLLQLLLHRPSPTFMVPSRQMASYCSRAASTAIHHWSKIDVEDGISAVCRCFRQLHDILLVGLAALYCDWQSMALPQTRTEDAQRGYRHMGDTSACLDLIERGISYMKGPHRTRYRDLFQAVRNKVYSRTSVTETSPMESIHVDPTVPPEPYATSEGLTFDVNDEMVYSMGDGVEAYMNQVNEFLDGGGFDVDEALNAWYEALMEEMQSN